A single region of the Oreochromis niloticus isolate F11D_XX linkage group LG19, O_niloticus_UMD_NMBU, whole genome shotgun sequence genome encodes:
- the elavl1a gene encoding ELAV-like protein 1a isoform X4, translated as MAVRRGHIKYMKEVYDMSNGYEDHMGGDEGKDAKTNLIVNYLPQNMTQDELRSLFSSIGEVESAKLIRDKVAGHSLGYGFVNYLNPSDAERAISTLNGLRLQSKTIKVSYARPSSDTIKDANLYISGLPKNMTQKDVEDMFSRYGRIINSRVLVDQGTGSSRGVAFIRFDKRAEAEEAVKNLNGQKPPGASEPITVKFAANPNQVKNTQLLSQLYHNQSRRFGGPLHHQAQRFRFSPMGVDHMGSMGGVSVPGNSTSGWCIFIYNLGQDADESILWQMFGPFGAVTNVKVIRDFNTNKCKGFGFVTMTNYEEAAMAIASLNGYRLGDKILQVSFKTSKGHK; from the exons ATGGCAGTTCGTCGAGGACACATTAAGTATATGAAA GAGGTGTATGACATGTCGAACGGTTATGAAGACCACATGGGAGGGGATGAGGGGAAGGATGCCAAGACCAACCTGATCGTGAACTACCTCCCTCAGAACATGACGCAGGATGAGCTGCGGAGCCTCTTCAGCAGCATTGGGGAGGTGGAGTCTGCCAAGCTAATAAGAGACAAAGTTGCAG gcCACAGTTTAGGGTACGGATTTGTTAACTATCTTAACCCTAGTGATGCAGAAAGAGCTATCAGTACACTGAATGGACTAAGGCTACAGTCCAAAACTATCAAG GTGTCATATGCACGGCCCAGCTCGGACACAATAAAGGATGCTAACCTGTACATCAGCGGACTTCCCAAGAACATGACCCAGAAGGACGTGGAGGACATGTTCTCACGTTATGGGCGTATCATAAATTCCCGGGTACTTGTTGATCAGGGTACAG GTTCATCCCGTGGGGTGGCTTTTATCCGCTTTGACAAGCGTGCAGAAGCAGAGGAGGCTGTCAAAAACCTAAATGGTCAAAAGCCACCAGGAGCCTCGGAGCCAATCACAGTAAAATTTGCAGCCAACCCAAACCAGGTGAAGAACACACAGCTCCTCTCTCAGCTCTACCACAACCAATCCCGACGCTTTGGAGGACCCTTACATCACCAGGCACAGCGGTTTAG GTTTTCTCCCATGGGTGTCGATCACATGGGCAGCATGGGAGGCGTCAGTGTCCCTGGAAACTCCACCTCTGGCTGGTGCATCTTTATCTACAACCTAGGCCAGGACGCAGACGAGAGCATCCTGTGGCAGATGTTCGGTCCCTTTGGTGCCGTCACGAATGTCAAGGTGATCCGAGATTTCAACACCAACAAGTGCAAAGGCTTTGGCTTCGTTACCATGACAAACTACGAGGAGGCCGCCATGGCCATCGCCAGCCTGAATGGCTACCGGCTTGGAGACAAGATACTGCAAGTGTCCTTTAAGACAAGCAAGGGCCACAAGTAG
- the tspan37 gene encoding tetraspanin 37 isoform X1, with amino-acid sequence MSDQRTNCLKTALQLTSQLMLAVGILVCLNGVYLLMKYGENSRFFSESYMTLTALVTVTSAALLLVTGCLGSWVSLKDSICLQGLFVYLLVVVFCVKSTASALAYFHSVTLDTEMAPFSGVFENYTGSSEDSNSRSVDALQEELKCCGVKNYTDWLETTWFNKSGGLRFPHSCCNVTFPTCNGTVHQPWQIYTQGCQEELWKIIQFALKMVIWSSLLVYVVEIGLFVTVTQLMRTNRFMRYQVLEKN; translated from the exons atgagtgatcAGAGAACAAACTGTTTAAAAACAGCACTTCAGTTGACTTCTCAACTAATGTTG GCAGTGGGGATACTGGTGTGCCTGAATGGAGTTTACCTGCTGATGAAGTATGGAGAGAATAGCCGCTTTTTTTCAGAGTCCTACATGACCCTGACCGCTTTGGTCACAGTCACTAGTGCTGCGTTGCTATTGGTCACCGGATGCCTTGGCTCCTGGGTGAGCCTCAAGGATTCCATCTGTCTACAGGGACTG TTTGTTTACCTCCTAGTTGTGGTCTTTTGTGTGAAAAGTACGGCTTCAGCACTGGCTTATTTCCATTCAGTGACG CTTGATACAGAGATGGCTCCCTTCAGTGGAGTGTTTGAGAATTACACCGGCAGCAGCGAGGACTCCAATTCTCGGTCTGTGGATGCTTTGCAAGAGGAG CTCAAATGTTGTGGTGTGAAGAACTACACGGACTGGCTGGAAACCACCTGGTTTAATAAAAGTGGAGGGCTCAGGTTTCCTCACAGTTGCTGCAACGTTACTTTCCCCACTTGTAATGGCACTGTTCACCAGCCATGGCAAATTTACACACAG GGCTGCCAAGAGGAGCTGTGGAAGATCATACAGTTTGCGCTGAAAATGGTCATCTGGAGCTCCCTATTGGTTTATGTGGTGGAG ATTGGGTTGTTTGTGACGGTGACACAGCTCATGAGAACAAATAGATTTATGAGGTACCAAGTACTGGAAAAAAACTAA
- the tspan37 gene encoding tetraspanin 37 isoform X2: MKYGENSRFFSESYMTLTALVTVTSAALLLVTGCLGSWVSLKDSICLQGLFVYLLVVVFCVKSTASALAYFHSVTLDTEMAPFSGVFENYTGSSEDSNSRSVDALQEELKCCGVKNYTDWLETTWFNKSGGLRFPHSCCNVTFPTCNGTVHQPWQIYTQGCQEELWKIIQFALKMVIWSSLLVYVVEIGLFVTVTQLMRTNRFMRYQVLEKN; this comes from the exons ATGAAGTATGGAGAGAATAGCCGCTTTTTTTCAGAGTCCTACATGACCCTGACCGCTTTGGTCACAGTCACTAGTGCTGCGTTGCTATTGGTCACCGGATGCCTTGGCTCCTGGGTGAGCCTCAAGGATTCCATCTGTCTACAGGGACTG TTTGTTTACCTCCTAGTTGTGGTCTTTTGTGTGAAAAGTACGGCTTCAGCACTGGCTTATTTCCATTCAGTGACG CTTGATACAGAGATGGCTCCCTTCAGTGGAGTGTTTGAGAATTACACCGGCAGCAGCGAGGACTCCAATTCTCGGTCTGTGGATGCTTTGCAAGAGGAG CTCAAATGTTGTGGTGTGAAGAACTACACGGACTGGCTGGAAACCACCTGGTTTAATAAAAGTGGAGGGCTCAGGTTTCCTCACAGTTGCTGCAACGTTACTTTCCCCACTTGTAATGGCACTGTTCACCAGCCATGGCAAATTTACACACAG GGCTGCCAAGAGGAGCTGTGGAAGATCATACAGTTTGCGCTGAAAATGGTCATCTGGAGCTCCCTATTGGTTTATGTGGTGGAG ATTGGGTTGTTTGTGACGGTGACACAGCTCATGAGAACAAATAGATTTATGAGGTACCAAGTACTGGAAAAAAACTAA
- the elavl1a gene encoding ELAV-like protein 1a isoform X1 produces MAVRRGHIKYMKADLQEVYDMSNGYEDHMGGDEGKDAKTNLIVNYLPQNMTQDELRSLFSSIGEVESAKLIRDKVAGHSLGYGFVNYLNPSDAERAISTLNGLRLQSKTIKVSYARPSSDTIKDANLYISGLPKNMTQKDVEDMFSRYGRIINSRVLVDQGTGTQGSSRGVAFIRFDKRAEAEEAVKNLNGQKPPGASEPITVKFAANPNQVKNTQLLSQLYHNQSRRFGGPLHHQAQRFRFSPMGVDHMGSMGGVSVPGNSTSGWCIFIYNLGQDADESILWQMFGPFGAVTNVKVIRDFNTNKCKGFGFVTMTNYEEAAMAIASLNGYRLGDKILQVSFKTSKGHK; encoded by the exons ATGGCAGTTCGTCGAGGACACATTAAGTATATGAAA GCTGACTTGCAGGAGGTGTATGACATGTCGAACGGTTATGAAGACCACATGGGAGGGGATGAGGGGAAGGATGCCAAGACCAACCTGATCGTGAACTACCTCCCTCAGAACATGACGCAGGATGAGCTGCGGAGCCTCTTCAGCAGCATTGGGGAGGTGGAGTCTGCCAAGCTAATAAGAGACAAAGTTGCAG gcCACAGTTTAGGGTACGGATTTGTTAACTATCTTAACCCTAGTGATGCAGAAAGAGCTATCAGTACACTGAATGGACTAAGGCTACAGTCCAAAACTATCAAG GTGTCATATGCACGGCCCAGCTCGGACACAATAAAGGATGCTAACCTGTACATCAGCGGACTTCCCAAGAACATGACCCAGAAGGACGTGGAGGACATGTTCTCACGTTATGGGCGTATCATAAATTCCCGGGTACTTGTTGATCAGGGTACAGGTACGCAAG GTTCATCCCGTGGGGTGGCTTTTATCCGCTTTGACAAGCGTGCAGAAGCAGAGGAGGCTGTCAAAAACCTAAATGGTCAAAAGCCACCAGGAGCCTCGGAGCCAATCACAGTAAAATTTGCAGCCAACCCAAACCAGGTGAAGAACACACAGCTCCTCTCTCAGCTCTACCACAACCAATCCCGACGCTTTGGAGGACCCTTACATCACCAGGCACAGCGGTTTAG GTTTTCTCCCATGGGTGTCGATCACATGGGCAGCATGGGAGGCGTCAGTGTCCCTGGAAACTCCACCTCTGGCTGGTGCATCTTTATCTACAACCTAGGCCAGGACGCAGACGAGAGCATCCTGTGGCAGATGTTCGGTCCCTTTGGTGCCGTCACGAATGTCAAGGTGATCCGAGATTTCAACACCAACAAGTGCAAAGGCTTTGGCTTCGTTACCATGACAAACTACGAGGAGGCCGCCATGGCCATCGCCAGCCTGAATGGCTACCGGCTTGGAGACAAGATACTGCAAGTGTCCTTTAAGACAAGCAAGGGCCACAAGTAG
- the elavl1a gene encoding ELAV-like protein 1a isoform X2 has product MAVRRGHIKYMKADLQEVYDMSNGYEDHMGGDEGKDAKTNLIVNYLPQNMTQDELRSLFSSIGEVESAKLIRDKVAGHSLGYGFVNYLNPSDAERAISTLNGLRLQSKTIKVSYARPSSDTIKDANLYISGLPKNMTQKDVEDMFSRYGRIINSRVLVDQGTGSSRGVAFIRFDKRAEAEEAVKNLNGQKPPGASEPITVKFAANPNQVKNTQLLSQLYHNQSRRFGGPLHHQAQRFRFSPMGVDHMGSMGGVSVPGNSTSGWCIFIYNLGQDADESILWQMFGPFGAVTNVKVIRDFNTNKCKGFGFVTMTNYEEAAMAIASLNGYRLGDKILQVSFKTSKGHK; this is encoded by the exons ATGGCAGTTCGTCGAGGACACATTAAGTATATGAAA GCTGACTTGCAGGAGGTGTATGACATGTCGAACGGTTATGAAGACCACATGGGAGGGGATGAGGGGAAGGATGCCAAGACCAACCTGATCGTGAACTACCTCCCTCAGAACATGACGCAGGATGAGCTGCGGAGCCTCTTCAGCAGCATTGGGGAGGTGGAGTCTGCCAAGCTAATAAGAGACAAAGTTGCAG gcCACAGTTTAGGGTACGGATTTGTTAACTATCTTAACCCTAGTGATGCAGAAAGAGCTATCAGTACACTGAATGGACTAAGGCTACAGTCCAAAACTATCAAG GTGTCATATGCACGGCCCAGCTCGGACACAATAAAGGATGCTAACCTGTACATCAGCGGACTTCCCAAGAACATGACCCAGAAGGACGTGGAGGACATGTTCTCACGTTATGGGCGTATCATAAATTCCCGGGTACTTGTTGATCAGGGTACAG GTTCATCCCGTGGGGTGGCTTTTATCCGCTTTGACAAGCGTGCAGAAGCAGAGGAGGCTGTCAAAAACCTAAATGGTCAAAAGCCACCAGGAGCCTCGGAGCCAATCACAGTAAAATTTGCAGCCAACCCAAACCAGGTGAAGAACACACAGCTCCTCTCTCAGCTCTACCACAACCAATCCCGACGCTTTGGAGGACCCTTACATCACCAGGCACAGCGGTTTAG GTTTTCTCCCATGGGTGTCGATCACATGGGCAGCATGGGAGGCGTCAGTGTCCCTGGAAACTCCACCTCTGGCTGGTGCATCTTTATCTACAACCTAGGCCAGGACGCAGACGAGAGCATCCTGTGGCAGATGTTCGGTCCCTTTGGTGCCGTCACGAATGTCAAGGTGATCCGAGATTTCAACACCAACAAGTGCAAAGGCTTTGGCTTCGTTACCATGACAAACTACGAGGAGGCCGCCATGGCCATCGCCAGCCTGAATGGCTACCGGCTTGGAGACAAGATACTGCAAGTGTCCTTTAAGACAAGCAAGGGCCACAAGTAG
- the elavl1a gene encoding ELAV-like protein 1a isoform X5: MSNGYEDHMGGDEGKDAKTNLIVNYLPQNMTQDELRSLFSSIGEVESAKLIRDKVAGHSLGYGFVNYLNPSDAERAISTLNGLRLQSKTIKVSYARPSSDTIKDANLYISGLPKNMTQKDVEDMFSRYGRIINSRVLVDQGTGTQGSSRGVAFIRFDKRAEAEEAVKNLNGQKPPGASEPITVKFAANPNQVKNTQLLSQLYHNQSRRFGGPLHHQAQRFRFSPMGVDHMGSMGGVSVPGNSTSGWCIFIYNLGQDADESILWQMFGPFGAVTNVKVIRDFNTNKCKGFGFVTMTNYEEAAMAIASLNGYRLGDKILQVSFKTSKGHK; this comes from the exons ATGTCGAACGGTTATGAAGACCACATGGGAGGGGATGAGGGGAAGGATGCCAAGACCAACCTGATCGTGAACTACCTCCCTCAGAACATGACGCAGGATGAGCTGCGGAGCCTCTTCAGCAGCATTGGGGAGGTGGAGTCTGCCAAGCTAATAAGAGACAAAGTTGCAG gcCACAGTTTAGGGTACGGATTTGTTAACTATCTTAACCCTAGTGATGCAGAAAGAGCTATCAGTACACTGAATGGACTAAGGCTACAGTCCAAAACTATCAAG GTGTCATATGCACGGCCCAGCTCGGACACAATAAAGGATGCTAACCTGTACATCAGCGGACTTCCCAAGAACATGACCCAGAAGGACGTGGAGGACATGTTCTCACGTTATGGGCGTATCATAAATTCCCGGGTACTTGTTGATCAGGGTACAGGTACGCAAG GTTCATCCCGTGGGGTGGCTTTTATCCGCTTTGACAAGCGTGCAGAAGCAGAGGAGGCTGTCAAAAACCTAAATGGTCAAAAGCCACCAGGAGCCTCGGAGCCAATCACAGTAAAATTTGCAGCCAACCCAAACCAGGTGAAGAACACACAGCTCCTCTCTCAGCTCTACCACAACCAATCCCGACGCTTTGGAGGACCCTTACATCACCAGGCACAGCGGTTTAG GTTTTCTCCCATGGGTGTCGATCACATGGGCAGCATGGGAGGCGTCAGTGTCCCTGGAAACTCCACCTCTGGCTGGTGCATCTTTATCTACAACCTAGGCCAGGACGCAGACGAGAGCATCCTGTGGCAGATGTTCGGTCCCTTTGGTGCCGTCACGAATGTCAAGGTGATCCGAGATTTCAACACCAACAAGTGCAAAGGCTTTGGCTTCGTTACCATGACAAACTACGAGGAGGCCGCCATGGCCATCGCCAGCCTGAATGGCTACCGGCTTGGAGACAAGATACTGCAAGTGTCCTTTAAGACAAGCAAGGGCCACAAGTAG
- the elavl1a gene encoding ELAV-like protein 1a isoform X3 has translation MAVRRGHIKYMKEVYDMSNGYEDHMGGDEGKDAKTNLIVNYLPQNMTQDELRSLFSSIGEVESAKLIRDKVAGHSLGYGFVNYLNPSDAERAISTLNGLRLQSKTIKVSYARPSSDTIKDANLYISGLPKNMTQKDVEDMFSRYGRIINSRVLVDQGTGTQGSSRGVAFIRFDKRAEAEEAVKNLNGQKPPGASEPITVKFAANPNQVKNTQLLSQLYHNQSRRFGGPLHHQAQRFRFSPMGVDHMGSMGGVSVPGNSTSGWCIFIYNLGQDADESILWQMFGPFGAVTNVKVIRDFNTNKCKGFGFVTMTNYEEAAMAIASLNGYRLGDKILQVSFKTSKGHK, from the exons ATGGCAGTTCGTCGAGGACACATTAAGTATATGAAA GAGGTGTATGACATGTCGAACGGTTATGAAGACCACATGGGAGGGGATGAGGGGAAGGATGCCAAGACCAACCTGATCGTGAACTACCTCCCTCAGAACATGACGCAGGATGAGCTGCGGAGCCTCTTCAGCAGCATTGGGGAGGTGGAGTCTGCCAAGCTAATAAGAGACAAAGTTGCAG gcCACAGTTTAGGGTACGGATTTGTTAACTATCTTAACCCTAGTGATGCAGAAAGAGCTATCAGTACACTGAATGGACTAAGGCTACAGTCCAAAACTATCAAG GTGTCATATGCACGGCCCAGCTCGGACACAATAAAGGATGCTAACCTGTACATCAGCGGACTTCCCAAGAACATGACCCAGAAGGACGTGGAGGACATGTTCTCACGTTATGGGCGTATCATAAATTCCCGGGTACTTGTTGATCAGGGTACAGGTACGCAAG GTTCATCCCGTGGGGTGGCTTTTATCCGCTTTGACAAGCGTGCAGAAGCAGAGGAGGCTGTCAAAAACCTAAATGGTCAAAAGCCACCAGGAGCCTCGGAGCCAATCACAGTAAAATTTGCAGCCAACCCAAACCAGGTGAAGAACACACAGCTCCTCTCTCAGCTCTACCACAACCAATCCCGACGCTTTGGAGGACCCTTACATCACCAGGCACAGCGGTTTAG GTTTTCTCCCATGGGTGTCGATCACATGGGCAGCATGGGAGGCGTCAGTGTCCCTGGAAACTCCACCTCTGGCTGGTGCATCTTTATCTACAACCTAGGCCAGGACGCAGACGAGAGCATCCTGTGGCAGATGTTCGGTCCCTTTGGTGCCGTCACGAATGTCAAGGTGATCCGAGATTTCAACACCAACAAGTGCAAAGGCTTTGGCTTCGTTACCATGACAAACTACGAGGAGGCCGCCATGGCCATCGCCAGCCTGAATGGCTACCGGCTTGGAGACAAGATACTGCAAGTGTCCTTTAAGACAAGCAAGGGCCACAAGTAG